One stretch of Muribaculum intestinale DNA includes these proteins:
- the dxs gene encoding 1-deoxy-D-xylulose-5-phosphate synthase, with translation MERPDTTIQEADNKYPLLQSIDSPADLRRLPQSALPEVCSEIREFLINSLSKNPGHFASSMGAVELTVALHYVFNTPYDRIVWDVGHQAYGHKLLTGRRELFATNRKFGGLSGFPNPEESEYDTFTAGHASNSISAALGMTVASKLQGESPRRNVVAVIGDASISGGLAFEGLNNAAITPNNLLIILNDNDMSIDRNVGALNSYLTHINTTKAYNTFRYRIYKLLKNMHLVGERSKGSILRFNNSIKSLLGKQQNIFEGLNIRYFGPFDGHDIDRVVRVLNDIKEMDGPRILHLRTVKGKGYRPAEKDPAKWHAPGLFDAVSGKRIGDGSASGPSKWQDVFGETLLELARDDKRIVGITAAMSSGTSMNIMQEAMPERVFDVGISEGHAITFAGGLAKEGMRPFAAIYSSFTQRAYDQIIHDVAIQHLPVTLCLDRAGIVGEDGVTHHGVFDMCYLRPIPGIIISSPMDESTLRSLMLTSVSGNYGPFVIRYPRGKGNDAMWREKTPEVIPVGKGHKLRDGKDVAVLSIGPTGRWAVAAADRAAAEGISVAHYDMIFLKPIDEEILREVGERGVPVITIEDGMRDGGLGSAVAEWMADHDYHPEIIRIGVPDRFVAHGKVPELMRECGMDEDAIFSAIKEAASKSAV, from the coding sequence ATGGAAAGGCCTGATACCACAATCCAGGAAGCCGATAATAAATATCCCCTCCTGCAATCCATCGATTCGCCGGCCGATCTGCGCAGGCTTCCGCAGTCGGCACTCCCAGAAGTATGTTCGGAAATACGTGAATTCCTAATAAACTCTCTATCTAAAAATCCGGGTCATTTTGCCTCAAGCATGGGTGCGGTAGAGCTCACTGTCGCTCTGCACTATGTGTTTAATACTCCATACGATCGAATCGTATGGGACGTAGGGCATCAGGCTTATGGACATAAACTGCTTACCGGACGCCGTGAATTATTCGCTACCAATCGGAAATTCGGAGGTCTGAGCGGCTTCCCGAACCCCGAAGAGAGCGAATATGACACTTTTACAGCTGGACATGCATCCAACTCGATATCCGCAGCTCTTGGAATGACTGTCGCGTCCAAATTGCAGGGCGAATCTCCGCGCCGTAATGTCGTGGCGGTAATCGGAGATGCATCTATCTCAGGCGGACTTGCATTTGAAGGCCTGAACAATGCCGCAATCACCCCCAACAACCTGCTGATTATACTTAATGATAACGACATGTCGATTGACCGCAATGTGGGGGCATTGAATTCATATCTGACACACATAAATACGACAAAGGCCTATAACACGTTCAGATACCGGATATATAAACTGCTTAAGAATATGCATCTGGTAGGCGAACGCAGCAAAGGTTCCATACTGCGTTTCAACAATAGCATAAAATCGCTCCTCGGCAAGCAGCAGAATATATTCGAGGGCTTGAATATCAGATATTTCGGACCATTTGACGGACACGATATAGACCGAGTGGTCAGAGTTCTCAATGACATAAAAGAGATGGACGGTCCGCGTATTCTGCATCTTCGCACTGTAAAGGGCAAAGGATATCGCCCAGCCGAGAAAGATCCGGCGAAATGGCATGCTCCGGGCCTGTTTGACGCTGTTTCCGGGAAAAGAATAGGGGATGGCTCCGCGTCCGGCCCTTCCAAATGGCAGGACGTATTCGGTGAGACACTCCTTGAACTGGCCCGGGATGACAAACGTATCGTCGGCATTACAGCCGCCATGTCATCAGGCACATCAATGAATATAATGCAAGAAGCCATGCCGGAAAGAGTATTTGATGTCGGCATATCCGAGGGACATGCTATAACATTTGCCGGAGGCCTTGCAAAAGAGGGCATGCGTCCATTTGCAGCAATATATTCGTCTTTTACCCAACGTGCTTATGACCAGATAATCCACGATGTCGCCATCCAGCATCTTCCGGTCACCTTATGTCTTGATCGTGCCGGCATAGTAGGGGAGGACGGTGTGACTCACCACGGCGTCTTCGATATGTGTTATCTACGGCCGATTCCCGGTATAATAATATCATCGCCAATGGATGAGTCGACATTACGCTCTCTGATGCTTACATCTGTGAGCGGAAATTACGGTCCTTTTGTAATACGCTATCCACGAGGCAAAGGAAACGACGCCATGTGGCGTGAAAAGACACCCGAAGTAATTCCCGTAGGGAAGGGACACAAGTTGCGTGATGGTAAAGATGTGGCTGTGCTTTCCATTGGTCCTACTGGACGATGGGCCGTTGCGGCGGCCGACAGAGCAGCAGCCGAAGGCATCAGCGTAGCACATTACGATATGATATTCCTGAAACCCATCGATGAAGAGATTCTTCGCGAAGTGGGAGAACGCGGCGTCCCGGTGATTACCATAGAGGACGGCATGCGCGACGGAGGTCTTGGCTCTGCTGTGGCCGAGTGGATGGCGGATCATGACTATCATCCCGAGATTATCAGAATCGGCGTTCCTGATCGATTTGTCGCTCATGGAAAGGTGCCTGAACTGATGAGAGAGTGTGGGATGGACGAGGATGCTATTTTCTCAGCCATAAAAGAAGCCGCAAGCAAATCGGCCGTTTAA
- the abc-f gene encoding ribosomal protection-like ABC-F family protein, with amino-acid sequence MATSYLQIENLTKSYGDRMLFSDVTFGVYEGDKIGIIAKNGTGKSTLLNIIAGNESPDSGNVIFRNGLRVGILEQSPRFAPGASIIEACLQEDSPICRAISRYEKALVSGNENELNESIHIMDSLGGWEYEDRVKQLLTQLGITDLTASTEHLSGGQAKRIAIANVILREPELIILDEPTNHLDIQIIEWLEDYLRKSRVTLLMVTHDRYFLDRVTNKIIEIDNQQIFTYNGNYDYYLRRRQERIEALTAEMSKIKNTLRRETEWMRRQPQARAGKAQFRIDAYHALSNRKNELNSSRASEGNVDLNVKSSYIGSKIFEAEHINKAFGDKVILRDFNYVFARYERVGIIGHNGVGKSTFIKMLQGIVPCDSGNWNVGETVKFGYYSQDGIQLDDNKRVIDAITDIAEEVIVNDGVHYSPMQFLNHFLFSPADQQKYIGTLSGGEKARLHLASVLMRSPNFLILDEPTNDLDIVTLGLLEEYLAGFKGCLIVVSHDRFFLDSIVDHLFVLEGDGVVRDFPGSYSDFREWTREREAFDNTPTKGSTEKKTANRPKRERDANKMTFKEQREFEQLTKDIDVLTTEKKELDTLFSSGVDVEDIAGKSARYQEIQTLLDEKEMRWLELSEKS; translated from the coding sequence ATGGCCACAAGCTATCTACAAATAGAAAATCTGACAAAAAGCTACGGAGACCGTATGCTTTTCAGTGATGTAACCTTCGGTGTGTATGAAGGGGACAAAATCGGCATTATCGCAAAAAACGGTACCGGAAAGTCTACCCTATTAAATATAATTGCAGGGAATGAAAGTCCCGACTCCGGCAATGTGATTTTTCGCAACGGACTGAGAGTGGGCATTCTTGAGCAGAGCCCTCGATTTGCCCCCGGTGCAAGCATCATCGAGGCATGCCTTCAGGAGGACAGCCCCATATGCCGGGCCATATCCCGCTACGAGAAAGCTCTCGTTTCCGGCAATGAGAACGAGCTGAATGAGTCAATCCATATAATGGACAGTCTGGGTGGATGGGAATATGAGGACCGGGTAAAGCAGCTTCTGACCCAGCTTGGAATAACAGACTTGACAGCCTCGACAGAACATCTGTCGGGCGGACAGGCAAAGCGTATCGCGATTGCCAATGTCATACTGCGGGAGCCGGAGCTTATCATACTTGATGAGCCTACCAACCATCTTGACATACAGATAATAGAGTGGCTTGAGGATTATCTGCGCAAAAGCCGTGTGACACTTCTGATGGTGACACACGATCGTTATTTCCTTGACCGTGTGACCAATAAGATTATTGAGATTGACAATCAGCAGATATTCACCTACAACGGCAATTATGACTACTATCTGCGTCGCAGGCAAGAGCGCATCGAAGCTCTCACCGCAGAAATGTCAAAGATAAAGAATACATTACGCCGCGAGACCGAATGGATGAGACGGCAGCCGCAGGCACGAGCCGGGAAAGCACAGTTCAGGATAGATGCCTACCATGCACTCAGCAACCGCAAAAACGAACTGAATTCGTCCCGGGCATCTGAAGGGAATGTAGACCTGAATGTCAAGTCGAGTTACATCGGTTCAAAAATCTTTGAAGCGGAGCATATAAACAAGGCTTTTGGCGACAAAGTGATACTCCGTGATTTCAATTATGTATTCGCTCGTTATGAACGCGTGGGCATAATCGGTCACAACGGCGTCGGCAAATCGACATTTATAAAGATGCTTCAAGGAATTGTGCCATGCGACAGCGGAAACTGGAACGTAGGAGAAACTGTAAAATTCGGATATTACAGTCAGGACGGCATACAGCTTGATGACAATAAGCGTGTGATTGATGCCATTACCGATATTGCTGAGGAAGTCATAGTCAACGACGGAGTCCACTACTCTCCCATGCAGTTTCTGAATCATTTCCTGTTTTCACCTGCGGACCAGCAGAAATATATCGGAACACTTAGCGGAGGAGAGAAAGCACGCCTTCACTTGGCTTCGGTGCTTATGCGTTCTCCGAACTTCCTTATACTTGACGAACCGACCAATGACCTTGACATTGTCACGCTCGGACTGCTGGAGGAGTATCTCGCCGGCTTTAAAGGATGCCTGATTGTGGTAAGTCACGACCGATTCTTTCTTGACAGTATTGTCGACCACCTTTTTGTGCTTGAAGGCGATGGTGTTGTACGCGATTTCCCGGGGTCATATAGTGATTTTCGTGAATGGACGCGTGAGCGAGAGGCCTTCGATAACACACCGACGAAAGGGTCGACCGAGAAAAAGACTGCGAATCGTCCGAAACGAGAACGCGATGCCAACAAAATGACTTTCAAGGAGCAGCGCGAATTTGAGCAGCTAACGAAAGATATCGACGTGCTTACAACAGAAAAAAAGGAACTTGACACACTATTCAGCAGCGGTGTTGATGTTGAGGATATAGCAGGAAAGTCGGCTCGCTATCAGGAAATCCAGACACTGCTTGACGAAAAAGAGATGCGATGGCTTGAACTCTCGGAGAAATCATAA
- a CDS encoding YtxH domain-containing protein: protein MNNTLGLISAFLGGAIVGAGAALLFAPEKGSELRTRIADILRKKGIICSDSDVDALVDKLTKDLQAEVCD, encoded by the coding sequence ATGAACAATACCCTCGGACTCATAAGCGCTTTCCTCGGAGGCGCAATTGTCGGAGCCGGTGCGGCCCTGCTTTTTGCCCCGGAGAAAGGCTCGGAACTTAGAACCCGCATTGCCGACATACTTCGCAAGAAAGGCATCATTTGCTCTGACAGCGACGTTGATGCCCTCGTCGACAAACTTACTAAAGATCTTCAGGCAGAAGTGTGCGATTAA
- a CDS encoding sugar kinase, which yields MGKVITLGEIMLRLSPAGCNRFVQVDNFDVIWGGGEANVAVSCANYGHESVFVSKLPTHEIGQAAVNALRRYGVVTDHIARGGNRVGIYYCETGASMRPSKVIYDRANSSISEADPEDFDFDKIMEGADWFHWSGITPAISDKAAELTRLACEAAKRHGVTVSVDLNFRKKLWTSEKAQSIMRPLMKYVDVCIGNEEDAELCLGFKPDADVEGGNTDAEGYKGIFAAMMKEFGFKYVVSTLRESFSATHNGWKAMIYNGQEFYQSKRYDINPIIDRVGGGDSFSGGLIHGLMTMDNQGEALEFAVAASALKHTIPGDFNMVTVDEVKALAGGSANGRVQR from the coding sequence ATGGGAAAAGTAATCACACTCGGCGAAATTATGCTTCGCCTCTCGCCTGCAGGCTGCAACCGCTTTGTGCAGGTCGACAATTTTGATGTAATATGGGGCGGCGGCGAGGCCAATGTCGCTGTCAGTTGCGCTAACTACGGACACGAGTCGGTTTTCGTAAGCAAACTGCCGACACATGAGATTGGGCAGGCTGCTGTAAACGCATTGCGTCGTTACGGCGTCGTCACTGACCATATTGCCCGTGGAGGAAACCGCGTAGGTATTTATTATTGTGAGACAGGCGCGTCAATGCGTCCGTCAAAGGTAATATATGACCGCGCGAACTCTTCTATATCGGAAGCTGACCCTGAAGATTTTGACTTCGACAAGATTATGGAAGGTGCCGACTGGTTCCACTGGAGCGGAATCACCCCGGCCATTTCCGACAAGGCCGCGGAGCTCACTCGCCTTGCATGCGAAGCCGCCAAGCGCCACGGTGTCACCGTTTCGGTCGACCTTAATTTCCGCAAGAAACTTTGGACTTCTGAAAAAGCCCAGTCAATCATGCGTCCGCTTATGAAGTATGTCGATGTATGTATCGGCAATGAAGAGGATGCCGAACTTTGCCTCGGATTCAAGCCCGATGCCGATGTCGAGGGTGGTAATACCGATGCTGAAGGCTATAAGGGAATATTCGCGGCCATGATGAAGGAATTCGGCTTTAAATATGTCGTTTCCACTCTGCGCGAATCATTCTCGGCTACTCACAATGGCTGGAAGGCTATGATATACAACGGTCAGGAATTCTATCAGAGCAAACGCTACGATATCAATCCGATTATCGATCGCGTAGGCGGAGGCGACAGTTTCTCCGGCGGCCTTATACACGGCCTTATGACAATGGATAATCAGGGAGAGGCTCTTGAGTTTGCGGTTGCTGCATCAGCACTCAAGCACACAATTCCCGGTGACTTCAATATGGTCACAGTTGATGAAGTCAAAGCTCTGGCAGGCGGCAGTGCCAATGGTCGCGTACAGCGTTGA
- a CDS encoding phage holin family protein produces the protein MSEKSDEMRSVWKAVLTYLKLQIENIRLVSTEKSAILLSTGVVAAILGIMLAFALFFISIGLVLLLATALPIFWCFMIMGGIYILLGVTLYLMRTTLITDPIARFLSRLLLDEPDADKQQKSL, from the coding sequence ATGAGTGAAAAATCTGACGAAATGCGTTCAGTATGGAAAGCCGTACTCACATATCTGAAACTCCAGATTGAGAATATACGCCTTGTATCTACTGAAAAATCCGCCATATTGCTGTCAACAGGTGTTGTTGCTGCAATCCTCGGCATAATGCTTGCATTCGCATTGTTTTTCATATCCATTGGGCTGGTGTTGCTATTGGCCACCGCACTGCCTATATTTTGGTGTTTTATGATTATGGGCGGTATATATATATTACTTGGGGTAACGCTATATCTCATGCGCACCACGCTTATCACAGATCCGATTGCACGGTTTCTGTCGCGCCTGCTGCTTGATGAACCCGATGCTGATAAACAACAAAAATCCCTTTGA
- a CDS encoding YtxH domain-containing protein produces the protein MKPLHIILSVIGGAVAGAAVGLLLAPEKGETTRDNIRHFLKEKGINLRKDKLEELVDEIADEIEK, from the coding sequence ATGAAACCCTTACACATCATTCTATCTGTAATCGGCGGCGCTGTCGCTGGTGCAGCGGTCGGCCTTCTTCTTGCCCCCGAAAAAGGGGAGACAACACGCGACAATATCCGTCATTTCCTGAAAGAGAAAGGCATTAATCTTCGCAAGGATAAATTGGAAGAACTTGTCGATGAGATTGCTGATGAAATCGAGAAATAA
- a CDS encoding bifunctional 4-hydroxy-2-oxoglutarate aldolase/2-dehydro-3-deoxy-phosphogluconate aldolase: protein MAKFDKIQVLQKMGETGMVPVFYHKDADIACAVVKACYDGGVRAFEFTNRGDFAHEVFEKVVKFAAKECPEMAVGVGSVVDPATAALYMQLGACFVVGPLFNPEISRICNRRLIPYTPGCGTISEVGAAQETGCDLCKVFPGDVLGTKFVKGLKAPMPWSKLMVTGGVEPTKENIEGWIKAGVFCVGMGSKLFPSDRVAASDWAYVTEKCRETLGYVAEARK from the coding sequence ATGGCAAAATTCGATAAAATCCAGGTCCTTCAGAAGATGGGCGAGACCGGAATGGTACCGGTGTTCTATCATAAAGATGCCGATATAGCATGCGCGGTAGTGAAGGCATGTTATGACGGCGGAGTGCGCGCCTTTGAGTTTACCAATCGTGGCGACTTCGCTCATGAGGTGTTTGAAAAAGTAGTTAAGTTCGCTGCAAAAGAATGCCCGGAAATGGCAGTCGGAGTTGGCTCTGTCGTTGACCCGGCGACTGCTGCACTCTATATGCAACTTGGTGCCTGCTTTGTTGTCGGCCCGCTTTTTAATCCCGAGATTTCGCGCATATGCAACCGCAGGCTCATTCCTTACACTCCAGGTTGCGGCACTATATCTGAAGTCGGGGCCGCTCAGGAGACAGGATGCGATTTGTGCAAGGTATTCCCCGGCGACGTTCTCGGCACTAAGTTTGTGAAAGGCCTGAAAGCTCCAATGCCCTGGTCTAAACTGATGGTCACCGGAGGTGTCGAGCCGACAAAAGAGAATATCGAGGGATGGATAAAAGCCGGAGTATTCTGTGTAGGCATGGGCTCAAAGCTGTTCCCGTCCGACCGCGTCGCCGCCTCTGACTGGGCATATGTGACTGAAAAATGTCGCGAGACCCTGGGCTATGTGGCTGAAGCACGTAAATAA